One Solidesulfovibrio sp. genomic window, GGCCAGGCGATGCCCCGGGCCGAGGCCGCCACCTGGGCGGCGGCCAGCGGATCGCCCAGCGGCAGGCCCAGGATGTCCAGGGCCAGGAAATTGCCGCTTATCCAGTTGACGCCCGCGGCGTTGGCCAGGGGCACGGCGGCCATGACCAGGGCGACGCCGATCTGGACGGCGCGCCGCACGGCGCGAAGGGGCGGGCGCGTCACGGCGTCCCTCCGCCCGCGCCCGGGGGCAGGGCCGCCCGGGGCAGGGTCACGATGGCCTGGCGGGGACAGACGCTCTCGCACACGCCGCAGCCCACGCAGGCGTCGGTCACCACCGGAAACATCCCCAGGTCCATGATCAGGGCCGTGTTGCGCAGCGGGCATTTTTCGTGGCAGGTCTTGCACAGGATCGATCCCTCGTAGGTGGAGCAGCGCGCCTTGTCGAGCCAGGCCCGGCCCATGCCCGCCTTGGCCATCTCGGTCACGGGGCGAAGCGCCCCGGTGGGGCAGGCCGGCGGGCAGCGCATGCACAGCCAGCACGGCGTACGGCGCGGGTCGATGCGTGGCGTGCCGCAGGTGCGCGGGTCGAAGCCGGCCTCGAGGA contains:
- a CDS encoding 4Fe-4S dicluster domain-containing protein, producing MSDGHLLRPPGARDEAEFLRRCLQCGRCAQLCPFGSIFLEAGFDPRTCGTPRIDPRRTPCWLCMRCPPACPTGALRPVTEMAKAGMGRAWLDKARCSTYEGSILCKTCHEKCPLRNTALIMDLGMFPVVTDACVGCGVCESVCPRQAIVTLPRAALPPGAGGGTP